A window of Miscanthus floridulus cultivar M001 unplaced genomic scaffold, ASM1932011v1 fs_159_1_2, whole genome shotgun sequence contains these coding sequences:
- the LOC136530578 gene encoding uncharacterized protein, which produces MDPIWAPALQSGTNERLREATGSALSELPDGLAHPSLQFNAPSRPLPCLTLDSQAVIAARRFCVAPLPLHHPQSQSSHDLRDPPTCDISSNLVVSHASCAQRNHPTPLRPPQSTASREIHLAPIQPVPATSAAAATGSDARSISRLRQRLAYRDGRFSRGWRRVRVWALGGVTTLGQALAYDCAMCGHSLDQREEVRTLSCGHVFHLRKGPKCGSNIDDWLRENRMRCPVCCKPVHPVLPWKAPPTSAPPPAPVPLPAQSALSSSTSDLEAQEPRRMELEQGPPRRLALDQGRPRYPPSMWFQDALLYGSPSQ; this is translated from the exons ATGGATCCTATTTGGGCCCCTGCCTTGCAGTCCGGTACGAACGAGAGGCTGCGCGAGGCCACGGGCTCGGCCCTATCTGAGCTTCCAGACGGACTGGCCCATCCATCTCTCCAGTTCAACGCCCCCTCCCGACCGCTTCCCTGCCTTACACTTGACTCGCAGGCAGTCATCGCGGCGAGACGCTTTTGCGTCGCTCCTCTTCCTCTCCACCATCCACAGTCGCAGTCCTCTCATGATCTCAGAGATCCCCCAACCTGCGACATTTCCAGCAATTTGGTCGTTTCCCACGCAAGCTGCGCGCAGCGCAACCATCCCACCCCGCTCCGGCCGCCGCAGTCCACTGCTTCCCGGGAAATCCACCTCGCCCCGATCCAACCCGTCCCCGCCACCAGCGCAGCCGCCGCGACGGGGTCCGACGCCCGGTCGATCTCCCGCCTCCGCCAGCGCCTCG CCTACCGCGACGGCCGGTTCTCGAGAGGATGGCGGCGGGTGCGCGTCTGGGCGCTCGGCGGCGTCACCACCCTGGGGCAGGCGCTGGCCTACGACTGTGCCATGTGCGGCCACAGCCTGGACCAGCGGGAGGAGGTCCGCACGCTCTCCTGCGGCCACGTGTTCCACCTCCGCAAGGGTCCCAAGTGCGGGAGCAACATCGACGACTGGCTCCGCGAGAACCGCATGCGCTGCCCGGTCTGCTGCAAGCCCGTCCACCCCGTGTTGCCGTGGAAGGCGCCGCCGACATCGGCGCCACCGCCCGCGCCCGTGCCACTGCCAGCGCAGTCGGCGCTGTCGTCGTCGACTTCGGATTTGGAGGCTCAGGAGCCGCGGCGGATGGAGTTGGAGCAGGGGCCACCGCGGCGGCTGGCGTTGGACCAGGGGCGACCGCGGTATCCGCCGTCGATGTGGTTCCAGGATGCGCTACTGTATGGGTCGCCGTCGCAGTAA
- the LOC136530580 gene encoding signal peptide peptidase-like 2 isoform X1 translates to MATDHRASLLPFAAAFLVLLLAGGAAADDASSDDDAGTSRTPGCSNKFQLVKVKNWVNGTEGTTVVGLSAKFGAPLPRDIHEAKKSFAVLANPIDCCSNLTSKLPSSVAIATRGECTFTEKANTAQAGGATGLLVINDNEELYKMVCGENDTSINVTIPVVMIPQSAGKKLKNFLHHGASVEVQLYSPNRPTVDLSACFLWIMAVGTIVCASLWTEFVTCEQVDERYNQLTRKDGPDMGTNYREDKEIFEISAKGAIVFIIVASVFLLLLFYFMSSWFVWVLIVLFCIGGIEGMHVCLVTLLARIFKDCGRKTAQLPFLGEILILSVGIVPFCVVFAILWAVYRHASFAWIGQDVLGICLMITVLQMARLPNIKVASALLSAAFVYDIFWVFISPLIFNESVMIAVARGDNTGESIPMLLRIPRFFDPWGGYDMIGFGDIIFPGLLVAFSYRFDRATRKGVLNGYFLWLILGYAVGLFITYLALFLMDGQGQPALLYLVPCTLGVIVILGWLRGELHELWNYGKSRAENLVNEP, encoded by the exons GTTAAGGTGAAGAATTGGGTGAATGGGACTGAAGGTACAACTGTTGTTGGCCTAAGTGCAAAATTTGGAGCTCCCTTGCCAAGAGATATTCATGAAGCAAAAAAATCATTTGCTGTCCTCGCAAATCCAATTGACTGTTGCTCCAACTTGACATCAAAG CTACCAAGTTCAGTTGCTATAGCAACACGTGGGGAATGCACTTTCACGGAAAAAGCAAATACTGCTCAGGCTGGTGGTGCGACCGGTTTACTAGTTATCAATGATAATGAAG AGCTTTACAAGATGGTTTGCGGTGAGAATGACACTTCCATTAACGTGACAATACCTGTTGTCATGATACCACAGTCAGCAGGAAAGAAGTTGAAGAACTTCTTGCATCATGGAGCAAGTG TGGAAGTACAGCTATATTCACCAAATCGACCAACTGTGGACCTTTCAGCATGCTTCTTATGGATAATGGCTGTAGGCACCATAGTCTGTGCTTCACTCTGGACTGAATTTGTTACATGCGAGCAGGTTGATGAGCGTTATAATCAGCTGACCAGAAAG GATGGACCTGATATGGGAACAAACTACAGAGAAGATAAAGAGATCTTCGAGATCAGCGCCAAGGGTGCTATCGTTTTTATTATAGTAGCTTCAGTTTTCCTCCTCCTTTTGTTCTACTTCATGTCATCTTGGTTCGTTTGGGTGCTAATTGTACTATTCTGCATTGGTGGTATTGAG GGTATGCATGTTTGCTTGGTCACGCTTCTAGCTAG GATTTTTAAGGACTGTGGACGAAAGACTGCACAACTCCCTTTTTTGGGAGAGATCTTGATCTTATCTGTTGGAATTGTACCATTTTGTGTGGTATTTGCAATTCTCTGGGCTGTGTATCGCCATGCTTCATTTGCTTGGATAGGCCAAGACGTTCTT GGTATCTGCTTGATGATAACTGTGCTTCAGATGGCACGCTTACCAAATATCAAG GTTGCATCAGCACTTCTTAGTGCTGCATTTGTGTATGACATCTTTTGGGTGTTCATTTCACCTCTTATATTCAATGAAAGCGTCATGATTGCA GTTGCTCGAGGTGATAACACTGGGGAATCAATTCCTATGCTCCTAAGGATACCCCGCTTCTTCGATCCATGGGGTGGCTATGATATGATAGGCTTTGGTGACATTATCTTCCCTGGATTGCTTGTTGCATTCAGCTATAG ATTTGACAGAGCAACCAGAAAGGGTGTCTTGAATGGATATTTTCTGTGGCTAATTCTGGGATATGCAGTTG GCCTTTTCATAACGTATCTTGCGCTGTTCCTGATGGACGGGCAAGGTCAACCTGCGTTGTTGTACCTTGTGCCATGTACATTGG GGGTTATTGTTATTCTTGGTTGGTTAAGAGGCGAGCTTCATGAATTATGGAACTACGGAAAAAGTCGAGCAGAAAATTTGGTCAACGAACCATGA